In Brienomyrus brachyistius isolate T26 chromosome 19, BBRACH_0.4, whole genome shotgun sequence, one DNA window encodes the following:
- the LOC125714678 gene encoding alpha-actinin-1 isoform X2, protein MDHYDGETNDYRQQEDDWDRDLLLDPAWEKQQRKTFTAWCNSHLRKAGTQIENIEEDFRDGLKLMLLLEVISGERLAKPERGKMRVHKISNVNKALNFITRKGVKLVSIGAEEIVDGNAKMTLGMIWTIILRFAIQDISVEETSAKEGLLLWCQRKTAPYKNVNIQNFHISWKDGLGFCALIHRHRPELIDYSKLRKDDPMTNLNTAFDVAERYLDIPRMLDAEDIVSTLRPDEKAVMTYVSCYYHAFSGKQKAETAANRICKVLAVNQDNEKLMEDYERLASDLLEWIRRTIPWLENRAPENTMTAMQQKLEDFRDYRRMHKPPKVQEKCQLEINFNTLQTKLRLSNRPAFMPSEGKMVSDISNAWSGLEGAEKGYEEWLLNEIRRLERLDHLAEKFRQKATIHEGWTIGKEDMLQQKDFETASLSEIKALLKKHEAFESDLAAHQDRVEQIAAIAQELNELDYYDSPKVNARCQRICDLWDTLGALTQKRNEALQRTEKLLETIDQLYLEFAKRAAPFNNWMEGAMEDLQDTFIVHTIEEIQGLTAAHEQFKATLPEADKERQAILGIHNEISKIVQTYHVNMAGCNPYTTITPQTINAKWEKVRQLVPQRDQALVEEHTRQQDNERLRKQFAGQANVIGPWIQTKMEEIGRISIEMHGTLETQLTQLRQYEKNIINYKPKIDQLEGDHQLIQEALIFDNKHTNYTMEHIRVGWEQLLTTIARTINEIENQILTRDAKGISQEQMNEFRASFNHFDRDHSGTLGAEEFKACLISLGFDMANDSQSEAEFARIMSIVDPNRLGVVTFQAFIDFMSREAADTDTADQVMASFKVLAGDKNYILADELRRELPPEQAEYCIARMAPYTGRDAVPGALDYMSFSTALYGESDL, encoded by the exons ATGGATCATTACGATGGGGAGACTAACGATTACAGACAGCAGGAGGACGACTGGGACCGGGATCTCCTCTTGGACCCGGCATGGGAGAAGCAGCAGAGGAAG ACGTTCACCGCCTGGTGCAACTCCCACCTGAGGAAGGCGGGCACGCAGATTGAGAACATCGAGGAGGATTTCCGGGATGGCCTGAAGCTGATGTTGCTGCTGGAGGTCATCTCAG GGGAGAGGCTGGCTAAGCCAGAGAGGGGGAAGATGAGAGTGCACAAGATCTCCAACGTCAACAAGGCTCTGAATTTCATCACCAGAAAAGGGGTGAAGCTGGTGTCCATCGGAGCTGAAG AAATTGTAGATGGAAATGCAAAGATGACTTTGGGAATGATCTGGACCATAATCCTCCGCTTTGCCATCCAGGACATCTCTGTGGAAG AGACCTCAGCCAAGGAAGGCCTGCTGTTGTGGTGTCAGAGGAAGACGGCCCCCTACAAGAACGTCAACATCCAGAACTTCCATATCAG CTGGAAAGATGGCCTGGGCTTCTGCGCCCTGATCCACAGACACCGGCCCGAGCTGATCGACTACTCGAAACTGCGCAAG gatgACCCCATGACCAACCTGAACACAGCCTTTGACGTGGCAGAGCGGTACCTGGACATTCCACGGATGCTGGACGCTGAGG ACATCGTTAGCACCTTGAGGCCAGATGAGAAGGCCGTCATGACTTATGTGTCGTGTTACTACCACGCGTTCTCAGGAAAGCAGAAG GCGGAAACggcagccaatcgcatctgcaAGGTCCTGGCGGTAAACCAGGATAACGAGAAACTGATGGAGGATTACGAGCGGCTGGCCAGCGAC CTGCTGGAGTGGATCCGCCGTACCATCCCCTGGCTGGAGAACCGAGCCCCGGAGAACACCATGACGGCCATGCAGCAGAAGCTGGAGGACTTCCGTGACTACCGGCGCATGCACAAGCCGCCCAAGGTGCAGGAGAAGTGTCAGCTGGAGATCAACTTCAACACCCTGCAGACCAAGCTGAGGCTCAGCAACCGACCCGCCTTCATGCCATCCGAAGGCAAGATGGTCTCG GACATCTCCAACGCCTGGAGTGGCCTGGAGGGAGCAGAGAAAGGCTACGAAGAGTGGCTGCTGAATGAGATCCGCAGGCTGGAGAGACTCGACCACCTGGCAGAGAAGTTCCGGCAGAAAGCTACTATTCATGAGGGCTGGACTATAG gtaagGAGGACATGCTGCAGCAGAAGGATTTTGAGACCGCCTCCCTGTCAGAGATCAAGGCCCTGCTGAAGAAGCACGAGGCCTTCGAGAGTGACCTGGCCGCCCATCAAGACCGGGTGGAGCAGATCGCCGCCATCGCACAAGAGCTCAA CGAGTTGGATTACTACGACTCCCCCAAGGTGAACGCCCGCTGTCAGCGCATCTGTGACCTTTGGGACACCCTGGGCGCCCTGACCCAAAAGCGCAATGAGGCCCTTCAG AGAACTGAGAAGCTTCTGGAAACGATCGACCAGCTCTACTTGGAGTTTGCCAAACGGGCCGCGCCCTTCAACAACTGGATGGAGGGCGCCATGGAGGACCTGCAGGATACCTTCATCGTCCACACCATCGAGGAGATCCAG GGTCTAACGGCAGCTCATGAGCAGTTCAAGGCCACTCTGCCAGAAGCAGACAAAGAGCGGCAAGCCATCCTGGGCATTCACAACGAGATCTCCAAGATCGTCCAGACCTACCACGTCAACATGGCTGGCTGCAACCCCTACACCACCATCACCCCCCAGACTATCAATGCCAAGTGGGAGAAG GTCCGGCAGCTGGTGCCCCAGAGGGACCAGGCCCTGGTGGAGGAACACACACGGCAGCAGGACAACGAGCGCCTGCGCAAGCAATTCGCTGGGCAGGCTAATGTCATCGGGCCTTGGATCCAGACCAAGATGGAG GAAATCGGCCGCATCTCCATAGAGATGCACGGGACCCTGGAGACCCAGCTGACGCAGCTGCGCCAATACGAGAAGAACATCATCAACTACAAGCCGAAGATCGATCAGTTGGAGGGTGACCACCAGCTCATTCAGGAGGCGCTCATCTTCGACAACAAGCACACCAACTACACCATGGAG CACATTCGTGTGGGCTGGGAACAGCTGCTGACGACCATCGCCCGCACCATCAACGAGATCGAGAACCAGATCCTGACCAGGGACGCCAAGGGCATCAGCCAGGAGCAGATGAATGAGTTCCGGGCCTCTTTCAACCACTTTGACCGG GACCACTCGGGCACGCTGGGCGCCGAGGAGTTCAAGGCCTGCTTGATAAGCCTGGGCTTCGATATGGCCAACGACTCGCAG AGCGAGGCGGAGTTTGCTCGCATCATGAGCATCGTGGACCCAAACCGGCTTGGCGTCGTCACTTTCCAGGCGTTCATCGATTTCATGTCCCGGGAAGCCGCTGACACAGATACAGCAGATCAGGTCATGGCTTCCTTCAAGGTGTTGGCAGGTGACAAG AACTACATCCTCGCGGACGAGCTGCGCAGGGAGCTGCCCCCAGAGCAGGCAGAGTACTGCATCGCTCGCATGGCGCCCTACACTGGGCGCGACGCTGTGCCCGGTGCCCTTGACTACATGTCCTTTTCCACTGCCCTGTACGGGGAGAGCGACCTCTGA